The Triticum aestivum cultivar Chinese Spring chromosome 4B, IWGSC CS RefSeq v2.1, whole genome shotgun sequence sequence TGGAAGTCAGGGCAAGAAAAACAAAATCGACGCTTCAAAGATGATACTTTCGAAAGCATTTTCAAGCCCTGATTTTATTactttttttgccacgacttccacgaatcaTGATTCCTTaatgtttttctcttttttttcggttttgttgtTCATGCCAGTAGCATTTGAGCTCGAGCTCAGAGTAGGACTTTCGGCCCCTGTGCTACTTCTCCAGTGATCCAATCATGCACCATCTTCCTTTACAATGGCCATGGAGCATCACTGTTAGCTGTGCACTGTGCTGATGTGCTCCAACTTGCGACTAGACCAGGTGGAGAACCTCAGAAAAGAGACAGATAGATAGGTACTGGTGTTGACGGGCAGCGGAGGGGACCTTAGCTGCTGCTAACCGGATAACCCCATCTTTCATTTGCCTCTTCAAGAGGGCGAGATGCTGTCACGCACTGTCCGATCGCGACGTCCAACCAAAACCAATCACCCTCACATTCACGGACACAACAGTGACTGCCACCACTAGGAGGTACCTGAAAAAAATCCGCTGATCAACATGCGGATTTTCACCCAGAATGGTAATTTTGACTCACTGAATCCCATCAGAGGACATGGCCAGATTCTGAATTCCTCCACAGGCTTGAATATCACCAGTCAAGTACAGAAACGACACGCCAAAATATTTCTCATCAGTAACCAGTTCCTAAAACAAGAAGAATTTGCGGCCAAAGAACACAACGAATGAAATCAAAAGGGCTTCATGAGTAAGTCAATGCGAAGGAACACTTTGCTTCGCAGGGCAGTTCCAATGGGGAACATAAACGGGAGGAGGGAGTGTGGCTGCCCATGCTTCTCTCGCATGAACATCTCCCGCCTTCGCTCCTACAACAATAGACATGCGCCGCTTCCGGCGCGGGGGCAGGGGATCGGATCCGCGCAAGCCAGCCAGTCAATCGTCCCCTGCCGTGCAATCTCTAAAATGGTGCTGGCTTCGGCGGCAGATGGACCGGAGGAGGTCGTGTGGGAACTGAATGGTGCTGATCACCATCAATACTTGCCGCAATAACCTTACAAGCTCGACGAAATGACTACATTTCGTCGACTCACCGGATGTAGCTCCTAACGAATGATGTCGCTCCAATGCTACTTAGGCTGTCGGAGCTCTGTATAACAGGAAAAGGAAGACGGTTAGACGGATGCCGCCTGAAGTGGAATTTGTTTAGACAGGAAAACCATACTTTCAAGATTAAGATGGTACCTGGGACTTGGGAGACGGAAACACGTTCCAGAACCGGAGCGTCTCGTCACCAGCACCAGTAACAATTGTCTGTTGATGTCGATGTTGATAAGAAAAAAAAACAGTGAGAACAAAGTACACTGGACACCTCAAACAGaagaagaaaactaaaaaaaatgtCAGGTCAATAGTAATATAGGGATCAAAGAGAGAGTATTTCACCTGTCCATCAGGGGAGATGGCTAAATATAATACTCTGAATGTATGTCCTGTCAATGTGGCAAGCTACAAATAGAGAGAATGGACACAATTAACAACAATGACAGGCAGTATGGTATAATTGAGCTACACGATAAGCTTGTGGCATACCTTTGACATTGTCGGATACCGCCACACTATTATCTGATTCTGGGAGTATCCATGGGTGCTAACAAGCTCATTCACATTCTTTGACCACACAAGATTACACACCTGTTAAGACATTTAGCATCATCAGTACATGTAAAGATCAGCATGTTTAACTCTATCCCTTCCACAATTCTACATAAGCAATCCCGTGCCTTCAGAACACATGATATCTGTGCAGGTCTCCAACATGAACAACTAAAAGAATCAATTTTGTCTACAGCTACAAAAACATAGCAAGTAAAATGTCCATAGACTGTTTCCAAAAGGAATCCATGATGCCATTTTGATATAAATTTGGTGCTTTCTAGAAGGATGGAACTACAAGGACTTCGGTTGCATTATATTAGAGCTGTATAGGTGATCCAAAACTTCAGTTTTTGTACAACAGAGCTCAGCCAGTCTAGATCTTTTCTAGTTTTTGCAGGAAAACTAGTTGAATTGGTATGGCTGAAGTATTCAGTCAGTAATGGTGCTAAAAGGTTCCAAGAGTTATCTGGCTTAAGGGTAGATATGATTATACTTAAAATTTGGAAGTGCAAATAAGATATCAATTTAATTCAAAAACACAAACAAGGGCTGCATGTAGCTGATAGATAAACTAGATAGCTAGATTATTACCTGACTCCCTGTATCCATGGAACTCAAGTGTGTATTTGTGGTCGTATTCCAAAACCTTATGCATCTATCTGCAGTTCCACCACCAGATGCAAGAAGGCCATGTAGATGAGGTGACCAGGCAATAGCTTTCACAGCTGCTGTGTGCTCAGTATACTTAAGCACTGGCTGTACTGAATGTTGATTCCAAACAAAAAGCtagtaaaagaaagaaaaaaatagcaTGAGCAAAAGAAGACAAGATCTTGAATACCATGTGCCATACACTTTACTGTGATGGAAACTTATGGATATGAATCTTACTTTGTTGTCGTTTCCACCAGATGCAAGCTGGCGGTTATCATAAGACCACTTGAGCCCACAAACCTGAGAAGTTCAGAAATTTGTAAGTAAATTATAAATTATTTGGAATTGCAAAATGGAGGACCAATATGGTGATCCAAACATTGGACAGACCGGTAAAAGATTGtaatgatgtactccctccgtaaagaaatatgagcgtttagatcactaaagtataagagcgtttagatcactactttagtgatctaaacgctcttatatttctttacggagggagtacataacacgCCATATTATATGAATAGTCAGGGGAATATTACCTCAGATTTATGCCCGGTGAGTTTGCTAACATAGTCCTCCGGAGCACGGAGATCATGATGAAGGATGTTCTTATCGCGACTGCCAGAAGAAAGCAATGAAGAGTTCCATGCAAGAGCACCTACTCGCATGCGATGGCTTTCCATGGTTCTCATTCTCTTACAGCGTGTTGCATCCCATATCTAAATAAGATAATCAGAAATTCAGAATTTAGACACCCCTGGAATGTCAAATTGTTATACCAATACCAAACATCAACAGGATTACTAAGTTTTACCAACCGAAATATGGGCTAATTTACACATTGATAAAGATGATGTTTACATTATATCAGGTTATCTACAAAACTTTATCGTTTCCCCAATCCATTGGTGGTATGTGCGCAGCACTGACTTGACGTATTGGTCGTGACTTTTTCTAGCAGAAATTGGTATAACCAAGAAGAAATATTATCATCAACTAAGTAAACCCTGATGAAAGTACCCTGCTGGTGAGCTGTAGTAGTATTGCAAATTTCTGAAACTCTCACAATCTTACTTTGATGTCGTTTCCACAATGCAAGGCTTACTACTGTGTTATTTTGTGTTTGAATTGAAGCTTTCGGCAAAAATGAATTGAAGTATCATCCTAAACTTTAACAGATCCTGAACATGTCATTTGATCAATTTCAGATGGGAGCAAGATGAAAACCTGGACGGTGCCTTGGTTAGTCCCTACAGCCAGGTGGGTGCCACGCTGCGCCCAACTGACGGAACAAACGGTGTCGTCCGCCCCCAAATCGCAGAGCTTGGTGACCTGCGCAGCGATAAACTTGTTTATTATGATCTCTCTCCCTTCAATTCTcagaaaagaaatcgtgcgaggaTGACATTGGTTGCGCGCACACACCTTGCTGCTGCATGCATTCCACAGGTAGACGCAATTCCCCAATCCGACCGAGAGGACATTGTGCGAAGACCAATCCACGAGGTTGAGGTAGAAGTCGTCCTGCAATGCGGGCGCATCCAGCACCTGGCAGAAGCAGCAGGCAGGAGAATCACATTCCCGTGAGATTCTCTCTTTGTTAGTTAGGCGTGAAAATTATGAGGAAAAATCGAATCTTTGGCGACCAGAGAGGGAGATAAAGAGGAATTCCCCACACCAAGAAAGCAAATCAAGAAGTGAAATCGGAAGCAAGCAAGGGACCAACCAACCTTGTAGGGCGACCTGGGGATCTTCCTGGGGCCGGAGCCCTTGGGGGTGAAGATGCCGGGGAAGAGCAGGTCCTGGTCGTCCCCGCCGGCGAAGAGCGCGCGCTTGGCGTTGCGCGGCACCTCGGCCTTGAACCGGAATATGTTGCCGCCGGCGGGGGACCCGACGGgggaggccgcggaggaggaggaggaggccccggcgGAGGAGGCGAGGCGGTCGGGCGCGTCGGGCCCGAAGAGCGCCGCGCGGAGGAGCGCGCAGTAGGGCGACGGGGGCGCGGCCGCGGCGGCAgatccggaggaggagggggcgggggcgaGGTCGAAGAGCGCGAGGTTGGATCCGGTGCGGCTGGGGATGAAGCGGTCGCTGTAGACGGTGCGGGAGGCGGGCGTGGGCGGCGCCGAGGAGGCGGACGACGACGCCGGCCCGCGCGGCGGGGCGCCCTCGGAGGACGACATCCAGGAGGGCGCCGTTCCGGAGCCGTGGCGCGAGGCGGGCGTGCTCGACGGCGTCGGCGGCTTCGAGTTGGCGTccgccggcgacggcggctgcCCCTGCCCCTGCTGGTGGTGGTCCATGGCGAGGCGAATTGGGGATCGGGGGGAGGGGgatggggtggggggtgggggggtgaTGGGTTCTCGCGCCGCTTGCTGTTGATGGCGTCGTTCCTCTCGCTCGCGCGCTTTCTCTCTCCTCTCTCACGCTCACGGGGTGCTATTTTTGGgctggtttatttatttatttattattactcTGGCTTGGCTGGCGTTGTTTACTCGGTTTCGTACTGGCACCGTCGCTGCGCCGTGGGCCACCCGGGAAAATTTTGTTCTCTAGCAGATATCACAACCGTTTTTGTTCTCTTCTCTCTTACTAAAAAAAAACAATTTGTTGTTGTAGTGGCGACTTTTTAAGGCGGAAACTGACACGGCCCGGCCCGGTCCGGGGTTCCTCCAAGTGGCGCAAATACGACGCCTTGTTCGGGTCGAAAAAGGGCAGACCGAACGGACGCTCTTTGTCTCCAACGAGTAGGTTGATCGTATCTGAACGAGTGGAGGTCATATGTACAGCTTTTGCTTTTCCTGCGCATGCTCATATCGCAAGACCCAAATCTTGTTCGCTTTCCTCCGCGTTTTGTACGTTTGGGTCGGCAAAATGGACAGCGGACAATGGACACGTCCGGACAGGGCCTCTGAACTCAATGGTGCTGCTTTGTTTGGTGAGATGCCCGCCCCGGCGTTTCGCTAAACACGAAGTGGGGGCGGCACGGCCAAGGCAGAGCGCGGTGAGCCGAGCGATAGCGTCTTGGGGTCGAGCGGCGAGGGTGGGCGTGGCCTTCTTCCTTGGCGAGCACGGCATCTGTTGCAGGCGCCTCCGACCTGGCAGGGGCCGGCAGCCCACCTCTGGCAGCTACCACCATACGTCGACCTcatcgacgacgacgacggcgccgAGTATGACGGCGGCTACTGAAGAGTACTACGGCCTCACCGGCGGCGGGACTATCTAGTTTTATTTATGTCTTTTAAGTTTTCGTTAATTGTAAAATATGTTAAACTTGATTTTTGTGGACGTCAATGTTGATATTGCTATTTTTAAATTCTTTGCAATGTTTATTTGGGTTTGTTTTTGGgtaagatttttttttttttgcggaagaTTTGAAGTCCAAAAGATGGACAATTTGATATGCGGCGGACGCCTGGCCGCACGACCGCAAGCATACAAGAGCGTCCTTTTCCAATTTCAAACGGATGAAATCCAGACAAAACTACCGTCTGTTTGAGGCGGTGCGTTATAGCTGGCCTTATTATTCTGAACGAGTGGAGGTTGTACAGAGCATATACAAGATCTGGACGTGTGGAGGCTAGTACGAGTACGTACAGAGTTGAACGATGATGGTGCTACCAGACGAACGATGATGTCCGGCGCTCCACTCACTCCCATGTTGGGGCAGCACGGCAGGCAGGCTGGTGGTGCGTAGCGTGTCGATGGGACTAGGACGGGCAGGCGATCCGTCCGTCCGATCTGGATCCGTTCCAAAATTAGCTCCTCATCATTCACCCATTTGGTCCATCGTGCGGTTCGCAG is a genomic window containing:
- the LOC123093764 gene encoding protein FIZZY-RELATED 2 (The sequence of the model RefSeq protein was modified relative to this genomic sequence to represent the inferred CDS: added 198 bases not found in genome assembly), translating into MDHHQQGQGQPPSPADANSKPPTPSSTPASRHGSGSAPSWPPSSTEGAPARGPASSSASSAAPATPASRTVYSDRFIPSRTGSNLALFDLAPAPSSSGSAAAAAPPSPYCALLRAALFGPDAPDRLASSAGASSSSSAASPVGSPAGGNIFRFKAEVPRNAKRALFAGGDDQDLLFPGIFTPKGSGPRKIPRSPYKVLDAPALQDDFYLNLVDWSSHNVLSVGLGNCVYLWNACSSKVTKLCDLGADDTVCSVSWAQRGTHLAVGTNQGTVQIWDATRCKRMRTMESHRMRVGALAWNSSLLSSGSRDKNILHHDLRAPEDYVSKLTGHKSEVCGLKWSYDNRQLASGGNDNKLFVWNQHSVQPVLKYTEHTAAVKAIAWSPHLHGLLASGGGTADRCIRFWNTTTNTHLSSMDTGSQVCNLVWSKNVNELVSTHGYSQNQIIVWRYPTMSKLATLTGHTFRVLYLAISPDGQTIVTGAGDETLRFWNVFPSPKSQSSDSLSSIGATSFVRSYIR